A genome region from Corvus hawaiiensis isolate bCorHaw1 chromosome 4, bCorHaw1.pri.cur, whole genome shotgun sequence includes the following:
- the LRRC4 gene encoding leucine-rich repeat-containing protein 4, whose amino-acid sequence MKLLWQVTVHHLRRHRTWPGLLAASLTLHAWLLAAATASPGPQSCPSVCSCSNQFSKVVCTRRGLAEVPPGIPSNTRYLNLMENNIQMIQADTFRHLHHLEVLQLGRNAIRQIEVGAFNGLASLNTLELFDNWLTVIPSGAFEYLSKLRELWLRNNPIESIPSYAFNRVPSLMRLDLGELKKLEYISEGAFEGLYNLKYLNLGMCNIKDMPNLTPLVGLEELEMSGNNFPEIKPGSFHGLKSLKKLWIMNSQINLIERNAFDDLTALVELNLAHNNLSSLPHDLFAPLRYLVELHLHHNPWDCDCDILWLSWWLREYIPTNSTCCGRCHAPLHMRGRFLVEVDQTSFQCSAPFIMDAPADLNISEGRVAELRCRTPSMSSVRWLLPNGTVLSHASSHPRLSVLNDGTLNFSHVLLTDTGLYTCMVTNVAGNSNASAFLNVSTAELNTSNYSFFTTVTVETTEISPEDVSPKFTKPVPTTSTGYQPAYTTTTTVLVQTTRPPKQVAVPTADAGDKLQTSLDEVMKTTKIIIGCFVAVTLLAAAMLIVFYKLRKRHQQRSTVTAARTVEIIQVDEDIAPATAATPAAAPAGGAGEGAVVLPNIHEHLNYNTYKAGHGAHWTENALGNSLHPPGTTLADPYLIQTHPKEKVQETQI is encoded by the coding sequence ATGAAGCTCTTGTGGCAGGTAACTGTGCACCACCTCCGCCGCCACCGCACCTGGCCGGGGCTCCTGGCCGCCTCCCTGACCCTCCACGCCTGGCTCCTGGCCGCGGCCACCGCCTCCCCGggcccccagagctgcccctccGTGTGCTCCTGCAGTAACCAGTTCAGCAAGGTGGTCTGCACCCGCCGCGGCCTGGCCGAGGTGCCCCCCGGCATCCCCTCCAACACCCGCTATCTCAACCTCATGGAGAACAACATCCAGATGATCCAGGCGGACACGTTCCGCCACCTGCACCacctggaggtgctgcagctgggcaggaacGCCATCCGGCAGATCGAGGTGGGCGCCTTCAACGGCCTGGCCAGCCTCAACACCCTGGAGCTCTTCGACAACTGGCTCACGGTGATCCCCAGCGGGGCCTTCGAGTACCTGTCCAAGCTGCGGGAGCTGTGGCTGCGCAACAACCCCATCGAGAGCATCCCCAGCTACGCCTTCAACCGCGTGCCCTCCCTCATGCGCCTCGACCTGGGTGAGCTCAAGAAGCTCGAGTACATCTCCGAGGGCGCCTTCGAGGGCTTGTACAACCTCAAGTACCTCAACCTGGGGATGTGCAACATTAAGGACATGCCCAACCTGACGCCCTTGGTgggcctggaggagctggagatgtCGGGCAACAACTTCCCCGAGATCAAACCAGGCTCCTTCCACGGGCTCAAATCCCTCAAAAAGCTCTGGATTATGAACTCGCAGATCAACCTGATCGAGCGCAACGCCTTCgacgacctgacggcgctggtGGAGCTCAACCTGGCCCACAACAACCTGTCGTCCCTGCCCCACGACCTGTTCGCCCCGCTGCGCTACCTGGTGGAGCTGCACCTGCACCACAACCCCTGGGACTGCGACTGCGACATCCTCTGGCTGTCGTGGTGGCTGCGGGAGTACATCCCCACCAACTCCACCTGCTGCGGCCGCTGCCACGCCCCGCTGCACATGCGGGGCCGCTTCCTGGTGGAGGTGGACCAGACCTCCTTCCAGTGCTCGGCGCCCTTCATCATGGACGCGCCCGCAGACCTCAACATCTCGGAGGGGCGCGTGGCCGAGCTGCGGTGCCGGACGCCCTCCATGTCCTCGGTGCGGTGGCTGCTGCCCAACGGGACGGTGCTGAGCCACGCCTCGAGCCACCCGCGCCTGTCCGTGCTCAACGACGGCACCCTCAACTTCTCGCACGTGCTGCTGACTGACACCGGCCTCTACACCTGCATGGTGACCAACGTGGCTGGCAACTCCAACGCCTCGGCCTTCCTCAACGTCAGCACGGCCGAGCTCAACACCTCCAACTACAGCTTCTTCACCACCGTCACGGTGGAGACCACCGAGATCTCCCCCGAGGACGTGTCCCCCAAGTTCACCAAGCCCGTGCCCACCACCTCGACGGGCTACCAGCCGGCctacaccaccaccaccaccgtGCTGGTGCAGACCACGCGCCCGCCCAAGCAGGTGGCCGTGCCCACGGCCGACGCCGGTGACAAGCTGCAGACCAGCCTGGACGAGGTGATGAAGACCACCAAGATCATCATCGGCTGCTTCGTGGCCGTGACGCTGCTGGCCGCCGCCATGCTCATCGTCTTCTACAAGCTCCGCAAGCGCCACCAGCAGCGCAGCACCGTCACCGCCGCCCGCACCGTGGAGATCATCCAGGTGGACGAGGACATCGCGCCGGCCACCGCGGCCacgcccgcggccgccccggccggcggggcgggggagggggcCGTGGTGCTGCCCAACATCCACGAGCACCTCAACTACAACACCTACAAGGCCGGACACGGCGCCCACTGGACAGAGAACGCTCTGGGCAACTCCCTGCACCCCCCCGGGACCACCCTGGCCGACCCCTATTTAATCCAGACCCACCCCAAGGAGAAAGTTCAGGAAACCCAGATATGA